Within Cellulophaga sp. L1A9, the genomic segment TCTTACTTCATCCGTGCTCATTATTTTTGATAGCGGAATGCTTCTTTTTTTTCTCAAACTTACCAGGCAGGTATTCACCGTTATTCTGTAAATCCAAGTAGAAATTGAAGCATCATTTCGGAAGGACGGAAGATGTTCCCAAACTTTAATAAATACTTCTTGGGCAAAATCACTAGCGAGCATATGATCACCCGAGGCGTAACCCATACACATTCTGTATACCTTTGGATGGTTTTCGTGGTAAATAGCTTTAAAATGGGCTTCTAAATGCGTCATACGGGATTATAATGCCAATCTAATTTCCTTTAATAGCCATTGGGGCTGGTCAAACATAATAAAATGTGCAGACTTACCTGCGAATTTAAGGGTATAGTCCTTTAGGTTTTTATATTGTTCTTCATATGTTTTCTTAACGGTTTCTTCCCCGTAGGGTTGTGTTGCTGCTAAAATAGTTATTGGGGTTTTTACTGTGGCAATCGTGTCCCTTAGATCTAGTTTCAATAAATCCGTGTAGCTATTTACATAGGTAGTTCTATCTGCTTGCACCATCCAATCTATAATTTGTTGTCTTTTAGTGGCGTGCAATGTCATGCCTTGTGCCATTTGCATAGCCATCTTTTCAAATTCTTCGGATTCCATTTTTAAGAGTTGTGTGTTGTAGGGATTGTCATAGCTTATGTATTCACTTTTAAAATTAGGCATCATTAATGCTCCTGTAGAAGCTAATGCATCGATTAAGATTACTTTGGAAAATTGTGTTTTTTCAGAAGCCATCCAAAGTGCTAAAGTGCCACCAAGACTATGTCCTATTGCTATGGG encodes:
- a CDS encoding RNA polymerase sigma factor encodes the protein MTHLEAHFKAIYHENHPKVYRMCMGYASGDHMLASDFAQEVFIKVWEHLPSFRNDASISTWIYRITVNTCLVSLRKKRSIPLSKIMSTDEVRTPENETHNTENNFKALYHCIDLLSKDNKSIILLELEGIPQKEIASIMGISHEAIRIRVHRIKNELTKCVQK
- a CDS encoding alpha/beta fold hydrolase is translated as MMNLKLLVALLALHVSVTLNAQEYPFKVEVSGKGKPLLLFPGFTCTGAVWDDVVQDLSKNYECHVFTFAGFGNVPAIEAPWFSEIKNGVSTYITAKKLKDPIAIGHSLGGTLALWMASEKTQFSKVILIDALASTGALMMPNFKSEYISYDNPYNTQLLKMESEEFEKMAMQMAQGMTLHATKRQQIIDWMVQADRTTYVNSYTDLLKLDLRDTIATVKTPITILAATQPYGEETVKKTYEEQYKNLKDYTLKFAGKSAHFIMFDQPQWLLKEIRLAL